ATAGCTATTGCATATATGTTATTCGTAAAAAAAGAAAACAAATTACGATTAAGCACAGCATGTAAATGTGTTCTGGGAAAACGAGTAGATGGTTTAATTGGAAATATCATTGATATATTAGTTGTATTTGGTGTTGTTGGTGGCATTTCAACCTCTTTAGGAATAAGTGCTCCTGTTATAGCAGATATTATAAGGCATGTATTTAAGATTCCTAACCAATATGAATTAATTGTACAGATAACTGTTCTTTTGATTTGGGTTGTATTATTTGGATCAGCTGTTTATTTAGGACTTGATAAAGGAATTCAAAAATTAAGTAATATTAATGTTATATTAGCATTTGGTTTTATGGTCATTTTATTATTAGTTGGACCAACCGTTGATATATTCAAAATGGAAGTTTCATCAATAGGACTTTACCTACAGGATTTTTGGAAAATGAGTACTTATGCCGATCCTTTTGGAGATGGTATATTTACAAAAAATTGGACTGTATTTTATTGGGGATGGTGGCTTGCATTTATGCCTATGATGGGAATGTTCGTAGGAAACATTTCTCGTGGTAGAACGATTCGAAATGTTATGTGGGGACAATTGATATGGGGCTCACTTGGTTGTTGTGTTAGTTTTATGATTTTTGGCGGTTACTCTTTATATTTACAATATACAGGAACTGTTGATTTAGCATTCATTTTAGAAACACAAGGACAAAGTGCAGCACTTATGGCAATTTTAGAGACGCTTCCATTGAAAAATGTAATGATGGTTTATTTGTGTATCGTGTGTTTTGTATATTTAGCAACTACTGTTGATTCTTGCGCTTATGTATTAGCTGGAACAACAACCAAAAATTTATCATGTACAGACGAACCAGCAAGATGGAATCGTATTCTTTGGGCTATTCTATTTTGCACATTATCAATTGGCTTAATGATGATAGACGGATTAGAAGCAGTAAAAACTATGTCAATCTTAACCGGATTACCATTAATTGGAGTTTTGATCTTATTAATGGTATCAGTAAGACGCATGTTAATAAATTCAGACAATCATTAAAAAAAGATAAGTGATTTCATTGATTGTTGATAGGAGAGGTGATGTAAAAAAGAAAATAGTTGTTTTCATTCATAAATTTTATGAATGAATAGTGTGACAGTATTATCTAAAAGTGAAGAAAGAGAGGAAAAAAAGTGAAGAAAAAAAACGAGAAAAATGTAAAGAAATATTTAGCGTTAATCCTCATGATGTTTGCTATGAGTACAATTTACACATTACCATATTTGCGATATTCATTCTTTACAGCTTTGCAAGATGCAATGGGATTATCAAATGATGCAACCAAATATGGAAACTTAATGTCTGTCTATGGAATTATGAATCTATTAATGTATTTACCGGGTGGAATTATTGCAGACAAATTTGATTCCAAAAAGTTGCTTGTATTCTCAATGGTTGGAACAGGAGCGCTAGGACTTTGGATGGCAACATGGCCTTCCTACAATGGATTATTAATTATCCATTTGTTATTTGGTATTACCACAGTTTTGACATTCTGGTCCTCATCTGTCAAAGTTGTAAATTTATTAGCATCTTCTGGTGAACAAGGAGAAACATTCGGATTCCTGGAAAGCGGACGAAATGTTATTGGTTTAGCTCTTAGTGCTATTACATTAGCATTATTCGCATATTTATCAAAAAAAGTTAATGAAGTAGCAGGAATTACTTTTGTTATTGTACTTTATTCTATTATTATGATTCTTGTAGGTATTGTACTTTATTTTATGCTCCCTAATTTTGCAAAAGACCCAGAAACAACAAATGCAAGTGTCAAAGATAGTTTGATTGCTATGGGGAAATGTTTCAAAATGCCAATTACATGGTGCTTATCCGCATTCATTTTTACATGTAGTATTATGACAGGATCTGGTTCTTATTATGCACCTTATTTACAGGAATTTTGTGGAATGACTGTTGCGGCAGCATCTACATATGCAGTAGTACGAACAACAGTAGCTCCTATTTTGGCCGGTCCTGTTGCTGGTAAAGCTTCTAAGAAATTTGGAAGATCTACACCAGTTATTATGTTTGGATGTATTGGGTTGATTATTACAAATATTTTGCTTCGCTTAGTACCAGGAAAGACAAATGTACTATTTTTGATAATGGTAATTATGGTTCTAACTGCATTTTCATATTCATGTAATAGATCTGTGTATTGGGCAACAATTGATGAAGTTGGAGCTCCAAAGAATGTAGTTGGAAGTATTACTGGTATTGCATCTATGATAGGATTTTTACCTGATGCATTTCTCGGAACATTATATGGTAGTTGGATTGATAATTTTGGTATGGAAATAGCATATAATAAAATCTTTACTTTCTGCGTTATTGTATCAGTACTTGGACTTTTTGTAGCACTATGTGGTGATCGTATTATTAAAAAGGCTCAGAAGACTCAAAAGACAATAGAAAAAAAATAATAACTCTGAAACAATATTAATATTTAATTTAAAGGAGTAAGATCGATATGAAATATAATTTTGATGAATACAAACTTAGAAACAATATGGAAGCTGCTAAATGGGATTCTATGGGACCTAATGCAAAAGAAGGTATTGTCCCACTATCTGTAGCGGATATGGAATTGTTAAGCCCACCGGAAATTATTAATGAACTTGTAAAGACAGCAGAATTTGGTATGTATGGATACACATGGTGGGGTGAGCGTTATGCTAATGCTGTACAGCATTGGATGAAGACAAGACACGATTGGGATATTCAGAAAGATTGGATTGTTCAGTTAAATGGTGTTGTTCAAGGATTAGCTTGTGCATGTAGAGCTTTTACAGAACCAGGAGATAATATTCTCTTATTAACACCTATTTACTATCCATTTTATACTGTTATTGCAAGAAACAAAAGAACATTAGTTGAAAGTACTGTTCAATTAAAAGATGGACATTATGAAATTGATTTTGAAGATTTTGAAGAAAAAGCAAAAACTGCAAAAATGTTTATGCTTTGTAATCCACATAATCCATTAGGACGTGTTTGGACAGAAGAAGAATTAAGAAAAATTGGTGATATCTGTCGCAAATATAATGTACTTGTTGTGAGTGATGAAATCCATTTTGACTTAATTATGCCAGGTCATAAACATACGGTATA
This Ruminococcus hominis DNA region includes the following protein-coding sequences:
- a CDS encoding MFS transporter, translated to MKKKNEKNVKKYLALILMMFAMSTIYTLPYLRYSFFTALQDAMGLSNDATKYGNLMSVYGIMNLLMYLPGGIIADKFDSKKLLVFSMVGTGALGLWMATWPSYNGLLIIHLLFGITTVLTFWSSSVKVVNLLASSGEQGETFGFLESGRNVIGLALSAITLALFAYLSKKVNEVAGITFVIVLYSIIMILVGIVLYFMLPNFAKDPETTNASVKDSLIAMGKCFKMPITWCLSAFIFTCSIMTGSGSYYAPYLQEFCGMTVAAASTYAVVRTTVAPILAGPVAGKASKKFGRSTPVIMFGCIGLIITNILLRLVPGKTNVLFLIMVIMVLTAFSYSCNRSVYWATIDEVGAPKNVVGSITGIASMIGFLPDAFLGTLYGSWIDNFGMEIAYNKIFTFCVIVSVLGLFVALCGDRIIKKAQKTQKTIEKK
- a CDS encoding MalY/PatB family protein, with the protein product MKYNFDEYKLRNNMEAAKWDSMGPNAKEGIVPLSVADMELLSPPEIINELVKTAEFGMYGYTWWGERYANAVQHWMKTRHDWDIQKDWIVQLNGVVQGLACACRAFTEPGDNILLLTPIYYPFYTVIARNKRTLVESTVQLKDGHYEIDFEDFEEKAKTAKMFMLCNPHNPLGRVWTEEELRKIGDICRKYNVLVVSDEIHFDLIMPGHKHTVYAALGEEYADNCVILNAPSKTFSLAALCLANAFIPNKELREKFDFEVNNSGAYTYSIFGIRALEVGYTECADWVDQLNEHLYGNYQYFKNFMKEKYPEVWVADLEGTYLVWFDCKCFGLDGKTLGEYLRNEASLYLDDGYIFGDIGDGFERINIACTRQVLVDALDRFDKAMQKLKNNA
- a CDS encoding BCCT family transporter, coding for MFKNIEKKIFIPTFLTLIIFILLIRFFPKETKNIISYLFNVCTEKFGWLYLVVCLLAFVFMFCLTFSKYGNVKLGDPGEVPRYNNMSWIAMLFTSGVGSSLVILGFLEPIYYVSSPPFQIEPFSQKAFEYAHMYGQFHWGPSAWALYNPAIIAIAYMLFVKKENKLRLSTACKCVLGKRVDGLIGNIIDILVVFGVVGGISTSLGISAPVIADIIRHVFKIPNQYELIVQITVLLIWVVLFGSAVYLGLDKGIQKLSNINVILAFGFMVILLLVGPTVDIFKMEVSSIGLYLQDFWKMSTYADPFGDGIFTKNWTVFYWGWWLAFMPMMGMFVGNISRGRTIRNVMWGQLIWGSLGCCVSFMIFGGYSLYLQYTGTVDLAFILETQGQSAALMAILETLPLKNVMMVYLCIVCFVYLATTVDSCAYVLAGTTTKNLSCTDEPARWNRILWAILFCTLSIGLMMIDGLEAVKTMSILTGLPLIGVLILLMVSVRRMLINSDNH